A single window of Nocardia higoensis DNA harbors:
- a CDS encoding PaaI family thioesterase: MTEDHVADALPTAEHHEGGFRPMWENMRKDADVSRGGPHLGELIEQVRTLMDHARLADPTDEQALDLISRLKEVNAAFAETVVDEWSAPSWTRHELPARGNITLPPYRVKRASRKGVETAITFRTVHLGGNAAAHGGQMAVGFDELCGMAAAIHAGSVTRTASLTIDYRSITPLNTELTLRSWVENQEGRKVYVRATLHDGERLCAEAHGLFIVLRPGQA; this comes from the coding sequence ATGACCGAAGACCACGTGGCCGACGCACTACCCACCGCCGAGCACCACGAAGGCGGATTCCGGCCGATGTGGGAGAACATGAGGAAGGACGCGGACGTGAGCCGCGGCGGCCCGCACCTGGGCGAACTCATCGAACAGGTGCGCACGCTGATGGATCATGCCCGGCTGGCCGATCCCACCGACGAGCAGGCGCTCGATCTGATCTCCCGGCTGAAGGAAGTCAACGCGGCGTTCGCCGAGACCGTGGTCGACGAATGGTCCGCGCCCTCGTGGACCCGGCACGAACTGCCCGCGCGCGGCAACATCACCCTGCCGCCCTATCGGGTCAAGCGTGCCAGCCGCAAAGGCGTGGAGACCGCGATCACCTTCCGCACCGTCCATCTGGGCGGCAACGCGGCGGCGCACGGCGGGCAGATGGCCGTGGGCTTCGACGAACTGTGCGGTATGGCCGCGGCCATCCACGCCGGTTCGGTGACCCGCACCGCGTCGCTGACCATCGACTACCGGTCCATCACTCCGCTGAACACCGAACTCACCCTGCGGTCCTGGGTGGAGAACCAGGAGGGCCGCAAGGTGTACGTGCGCGCCACCCTGCACGACGGCGAACGCCTGTGCGCCGAAGCGCACGGGCTGTTCATCGTCCTTCGGCCCGGCCAGGCCTGA
- a CDS encoding class II glutamine amidotransferase, which yields MCRWMAYAGEPILADTLLFRPEHSLIDQSLESHLGASTTNGDGFGIGWYGEGVEPALFKSIQPAWNDRNLREIAGQIRTPLFFAHVRASTGSPVQRSNCHPFRHGRWLWMHNGELHGHRQMRRDLVTALDPELFPDLEGTTDSEVLFYLALTFGLPDDPIGGVARAVGFVEDVGRAHGVAHPVQMTVATTDGETVWIFRYSTERQSRSLFFSTDMAKLQALHPEVEALRRLGGLTRFVVSEPLRDLPGAWNEVPESSAGIIRAGSEELRPFEPVSPT from the coding sequence ATGTGTCGCTGGATGGCGTACGCGGGCGAGCCGATTCTCGCCGACACGCTGCTGTTCCGGCCCGAACACTCCCTGATCGACCAGAGCCTGGAATCGCACCTCGGGGCGAGCACCACCAATGGTGACGGTTTCGGTATCGGCTGGTACGGGGAGGGCGTCGAACCCGCACTGTTCAAGAGCATCCAGCCCGCGTGGAACGACCGCAATCTCCGCGAGATCGCCGGTCAGATCCGCACGCCGCTGTTCTTCGCACACGTGCGCGCCTCGACCGGTTCCCCCGTGCAGCGCAGCAACTGCCACCCGTTCCGCCACGGGCGCTGGCTGTGGATGCACAACGGGGAGCTCCACGGTCACCGGCAGATGCGCCGTGACCTGGTCACCGCGCTGGACCCGGAACTGTTCCCCGATCTCGAGGGGACGACCGATTCGGAGGTCCTGTTCTATCTCGCCCTGACCTTCGGCCTCCCCGACGACCCGATCGGCGGCGTCGCCAGAGCTGTCGGCTTCGTCGAGGACGTCGGCCGCGCGCACGGGGTGGCTCATCCGGTCCAGATGACCGTCGCCACGACCGACGGTGAAACGGTCTGGATCTTCCGGTACTCGACCGAACGGCAGTCCCGGTCGTTGTTCTTCTCGACGGACATGGCCAAGCTGCAGGCGCTTCATCCCGAGGTGGAGGCGCTGCGCCGGCTCGGCGGCCTGACGCGGTTCGTGGTCTCCGAACCCCTGCGCGACCTGCCGGGGGCGTGGAACGAGGTGCCGGAGTCCAGCGCCGGGATCATCCGGGCGGGATCGGAAGAACTCCGGCCGTTCGAACCGGTGTCGCCTACCTGA
- a CDS encoding YncE family protein has translation MAIRFRRRPARAFTLSVVLLSLLAPVAGARDGAADAYIPIAGEGAVLVVDTATDQVHTRIEGVGAHASAVAAARDGRHLYVQAFNPPFTGPDDIAVVDRASDTVTARIPISGTDGMTEPIADPVRDRVYVFTTRPSIDVIDTESQTVVTSMPLPGIPFAAAIAPDGSRLYTVFADSTAAVFDPETGFQLGERIQIDGSAPFAAAVSPDGSTLYSVNALGDNVSVIDIESWSRTGAIAFAPGSAPVAGAISPDGTRLMVATAGADAVQVIDLASEEITGSIAVDSPMSVGFTPDGTKMYVGTAGATPPPLFDRTVAGFDATALLQTYLRSNTRSGALLPFDATQLSPAGAPIPLGSGATSAAFPD, from the coding sequence ATGGCAATCCGGTTCCGGCGTCGGCCCGCGCGCGCGTTCACGCTGAGCGTGGTCCTGTTGTCCCTGCTCGCTCCGGTCGCGGGAGCGCGGGACGGCGCCGCCGACGCCTACATCCCGATCGCGGGCGAGGGAGCGGTGCTGGTCGTGGACACCGCCACCGACCAGGTCCACACCCGCATCGAGGGCGTCGGCGCGCACGCTTCGGCGGTCGCGGCCGCCCGCGACGGCCGCCATCTCTACGTCCAGGCGTTCAATCCGCCCTTCACCGGACCCGACGACATCGCGGTCGTCGACCGCGCGAGCGACACCGTCACCGCACGGATCCCGATCTCGGGCACCGACGGGATGACCGAGCCGATCGCCGACCCGGTGCGCGACCGGGTGTACGTGTTCACCACGCGTCCGTCCATCGACGTCATCGACACCGAGTCGCAGACCGTGGTGACCTCGATGCCCTTGCCCGGCATCCCCTTCGCAGCTGCCATCGCCCCCGACGGCAGCAGGCTCTACACCGTCTTCGCCGATTCGACCGCCGCCGTCTTCGATCCGGAGACCGGCTTCCAACTGGGCGAGCGGATCCAGATCGACGGCTCGGCGCCGTTCGCTGCCGCCGTCTCCCCCGACGGCAGCACGCTCTACTCGGTGAACGCCCTCGGCGACAACGTCTCGGTGATCGATATCGAGTCCTGGAGCCGGACCGGTGCGATCGCCTTCGCTCCGGGCAGCGCGCCCGTGGCAGGCGCCATCAGCCCCGACGGCACCCGGTTGATGGTGGCGACCGCGGGCGCGGACGCCGTGCAGGTGATCGACCTGGCCTCCGAGGAGATCACCGGTTCGATCGCGGTGGATTCGCCGATGTCGGTCGGATTCACCCCCGACGGGACCAAGATGTACGTCGGCACCGCGGGCGCGACCCCGCCGCCGCTGTTCGATCGCACGGTCGCCGGTTTCGACGCGACGGCCCTGCTGCAGACCTATCTGCGGTCGAACACCCGCTCCGGCGCGCTGCTGCCGTTCGACGCCACGCAGTTGAGTCCGGCCGGTGCGCCGATTCCGCTCGGCTCGGGTGCGACCTCCGCCGCCTTCCCCGACTGA
- a CDS encoding nuclear transport factor 2 family protein produces MDLEAVESVRRLKYRYFRALDLKLWDEFADTLTEDARAEYGTHALGEPLSFTGRQAITDFLRDTAGPSIVTVHIAHHPEITVDGDTATGSWAFEDTVIATEFGALIRGAGYYRDRYRRDADGVWRIAETGYQRIYESSQSLADTPSFTLLSNMWNRTGSK; encoded by the coding sequence ATGGATCTGGAAGCCGTGGAATCCGTGCGCAGGCTCAAATATCGCTACTTCCGCGCACTCGACCTCAAACTCTGGGACGAATTCGCCGACACGCTCACCGAGGACGCCCGCGCCGAGTACGGTACGCACGCGCTCGGCGAGCCACTGTCGTTCACAGGGCGCCAGGCCATCACCGATTTCCTGCGCGATACCGCCGGGCCGTCGATCGTCACGGTACACATCGCGCATCATCCCGAGATCACCGTCGACGGCGACACCGCCACCGGTTCATGGGCCTTCGAGGACACCGTGATCGCTACCGAATTCGGCGCGCTCATCCGCGGCGCGGGCTATTACCGCGACCGCTACCGGCGCGATGCCGACGGTGTATGGCGTATCGCCGAGACCGGATACCAGCGCATCTACGAGTCCAGCCAGTCACTGGCCGACACCCCGAGTTTCACCCTGCTGTCGAACATGTGGAACCGAACAGGTTCGAAATAA
- a CDS encoding IclR family transcriptional regulator, with product MTVEMVGHREFGRAVSGRVSGPAGVPPVSMIERMTVILDAFDAGTPTVTLLGLTERTGLPRSTVYRILDQMVRLRWLAHAPGGYRLGLRAFEIGALAADHNEIRDAVSPLLQDLCQRISMAGHLAVLDGREVFFLDKAGGRQAAAIPTRLGGRLPAHTTALGKALLATLEPGIVDASLRERLPQLTARTIVDRGELHRELHRVRRQGGVAVDIEESVEGLSCVAVPLRGRGAAVAALSLSGHVGGDRPALDTAKLARMLAETAQEAGRALFPRHARLR from the coding sequence ATGACGGTCGAGATGGTGGGCCATCGCGAATTCGGCCGGGCGGTGTCCGGCCGGGTGAGTGGCCCGGCAGGCGTGCCGCCCGTCTCGATGATCGAGCGAATGACGGTAATTCTGGACGCTTTCGACGCCGGCACGCCGACTGTCACCCTGCTCGGCCTCACCGAGCGCACCGGTCTGCCGCGCTCCACGGTGTACCGGATCCTCGATCAGATGGTCCGTCTGCGGTGGCTCGCCCACGCGCCCGGCGGTTACCGGCTGGGGCTGCGCGCCTTCGAGATCGGCGCGCTCGCCGCCGATCACAACGAGATCCGTGACGCGGTCAGCCCTCTGCTGCAGGATCTGTGTCAGCGCATCTCCATGGCGGGGCATCTGGCCGTGCTCGACGGCCGCGAGGTGTTCTTCCTCGACAAGGCCGGTGGCAGGCAGGCCGCGGCGATCCCGACGCGGCTCGGTGGCAGGCTGCCCGCCCACACCACCGCGCTCGGCAAAGCGCTGCTGGCCACCCTCGAGCCGGGCATCGTGGATGCCTCACTGCGGGAGCGATTGCCCCAGTTGACCGCCCGCACCATCGTCGATCGCGGCGAACTGCATCGTGAACTGCACCGGGTGCGGCGCCAGGGCGGTGTGGCCGTGGATATCGAGGAGTCCGTCGAGGGGCTGTCCTGTGTGGCGGTGCCGTTGCGTGGCCGGGGTGCGGCTGTCGCGGCGCTGTCGCTGTCGGGGCACGTCGGTGGCGATCGACCCGCGCTCGACACCGCCAAGCTGGCCAGGATGCTCGCCGAGACGGCGCAGGAAGCCGGACGCGCGCTGTTCCCCCGGCACGCCCGGCTGCGTTAG
- a CDS encoding heme oxygenase (biliverdin-producing), giving the protein MSSEAVPFSTRIRTATERQHAEAENSSFISDMLGGRLGIDSYHRYTGQLWFIYQALESRIDALADDPVAGPFIRRELTRTAELERDLTALLGPDWRDEIEPLPATAAYAARIDECARDWPAGYVAHHYTRYLGDLSGGQVIRGTAEKLWDLPRRGDGVRFYVFDDIANPAAFKREYRALLDELPVDELERRRVLDEGQRAFDLNTAVFAELAAEFPVRRPS; this is encoded by the coding sequence ATGTCGTCGGAAGCCGTTCCGTTCTCGACCCGCATCCGCACCGCGACAGAACGCCAGCACGCCGAGGCGGAGAACTCGAGCTTCATCTCCGACATGCTCGGCGGACGTCTCGGCATCGACTCCTATCACCGCTACACCGGCCAACTCTGGTTCATCTACCAGGCGCTGGAGTCCCGGATCGACGCGCTGGCCGATGATCCCGTCGCCGGTCCGTTCATCCGCCGGGAACTGACCAGAACCGCCGAACTGGAACGCGATCTGACCGCCCTGCTCGGACCGGACTGGCGCGACGAGATCGAACCGTTGCCCGCCACCGCCGCCTACGCCGCGCGGATCGACGAATGCGCGCGCGACTGGCCCGCCGGCTACGTCGCGCACCACTACACCCGCTACCTCGGCGATCTGTCCGGCGGGCAGGTCATCCGCGGCACCGCCGAGAAGTTGTGGGATCTACCGCGGCGGGGCGACGGTGTGCGCTTCTACGTCTTCGACGACATCGCCAATCCGGCGGCCTTCAAGCGCGAGTACCGCGCGCTTCTCGACGAACTCCCCGTCGACGAACTCGAACGCCGCCGGGTGCTGGACGAGGGACAGCGCGCCTTCGACCTCAACACCGCTGTCTTCGCCGAACTGGCCGCCGAATTCCCGGTGCGTCGACCCAGCTGA
- a CDS encoding GlsB/YeaQ/YmgE family stress response membrane protein yields the protein MWNAIVQIVGFLIIGVIIGFLARALKPGDDKMSFGLTALLGMAGALIGGVLASFIGKGSITELNFWGFIFAVVAAIALLFLAPVLQGKR from the coding sequence ATGTGGAACGCAATCGTACAGATCGTCGGCTTCCTGATCATCGGCGTGATCATCGGATTCCTCGCCCGCGCACTGAAGCCCGGTGACGACAAGATGAGCTTCGGGCTCACCGCACTACTCGGCATGGCGGGCGCACTCATCGGCGGCGTGCTCGCCAGCTTCATCGGGAAGGGGTCGATCACCGAGCTCAACTTCTGGGGCTTCATCTTCGCCGTCGTCGCGGCGATCGCGCTGCTGTTCCTGGCTCCGGTCCTGCAGGGCAAGCGCTGA
- a CDS encoding threonine/serine ThrE exporter family protein translates to MDSDAYSRGVDHLVRHEPRTAWGGHRRLRRAPKLLEQAVGVLVADRPATADAILAPPAPLQPIDLTDEAAVAEVLDLAVRVGEVVLASGTGVIDTATQVRFVAATYGLARCDVDVTYDSIRVWVHRGPRLPPAGTMRIVRYRSHDFTRLAAADRLTRRIRDHVLSPADARAELDAIVAAPHPYPRWVATLGWSLMAAAIAALLGADLLVTAISFVTTGAIDRTNRTLNQYGLPFFFQHVVGGFIAATPAVVLATFAEPLGLGVDATLIVAAGITVLLSGLALVGSVQDAITGAPITAAARMLELVMMTGGIIAGIALALRLGVTVGATVPSIDLVSGRDITDLPVKIIAGAAASAAFALACYAERRALTAAALGGAAGTISYLFVQYLGFGPIISSGVAATLVGLAGGLMARRAMTPPLVVAVAGITPLLPGLKVYRGLSALLNDELALGFDHLFAAFGVGCALAAGVTLGEWFDRTLRRPRILSRFGSLRKPVIRRKPVVLRKPVALRKRRPHGHGPKPPTVSG, encoded by the coding sequence ATGGATTCCGACGCGTATTCGAGAGGAGTCGACCACCTCGTCCGCCACGAGCCGCGTACCGCATGGGGTGGTCACCGCAGATTGCGCAGGGCGCCGAAACTGCTGGAACAGGCGGTCGGCGTGCTGGTCGCCGACCGGCCGGCCACCGCCGACGCCATCCTGGCTCCTCCCGCACCGCTGCAACCGATCGATCTCACCGACGAAGCGGCGGTGGCCGAGGTACTCGACCTCGCGGTCCGGGTCGGCGAGGTGGTGCTGGCGTCCGGCACCGGCGTGATCGACACCGCGACCCAGGTCCGGTTCGTCGCCGCCACCTACGGTCTGGCCCGCTGCGATGTCGATGTCACCTACGACTCCATCCGTGTCTGGGTCCATCGCGGCCCGCGGCTGCCCCCGGCGGGCACCATGCGCATCGTGCGGTACCGCTCCCACGATTTCACCCGGCTGGCCGCCGCCGACCGGCTCACCCGCCGCATCCGCGACCACGTCCTGTCCCCCGCCGACGCGCGCGCCGAACTCGACGCCATCGTCGCCGCGCCGCACCCCTATCCGCGGTGGGTGGCGACGCTGGGCTGGTCGCTGATGGCCGCCGCGATCGCCGCCCTGCTCGGCGCCGACCTGCTGGTGACGGCGATCAGCTTCGTCACCACCGGCGCGATCGACCGGACCAACCGCACACTCAACCAGTACGGCCTGCCGTTCTTCTTCCAGCACGTGGTGGGCGGATTCATCGCCGCCACCCCGGCCGTCGTACTTGCCACCTTCGCCGAGCCGCTCGGCCTCGGCGTCGACGCGACCCTCATCGTCGCCGCGGGCATCACCGTGCTGCTCAGCGGTCTCGCCCTGGTCGGCTCGGTGCAGGACGCCATCACCGGGGCGCCGATCACGGCGGCGGCCCGGATGCTCGAGCTGGTGATGATGACCGGCGGCATCATCGCCGGTATCGCGCTGGCGCTGCGGCTGGGCGTCACGGTCGGCGCGACGGTGCCCTCCATCGATCTGGTCTCCGGCCGCGATATCACCGATCTCCCGGTGAAGATCATCGCCGGCGCGGCGGCATCGGCGGCCTTCGCACTGGCCTGCTACGCCGAGCGCCGCGCCTTGACGGCTGCCGCCCTCGGCGGCGCGGCGGGCACCATCAGTTATCTCTTCGTGCAATATCTGGGCTTCGGCCCGATCATCTCCTCCGGCGTCGCCGCGACGCTGGTCGGCCTGGCCGGCGGTCTGATGGCACGCCGCGCGATGACCCCGCCCTTGGTGGTCGCGGTCGCCGGCATCACCCCGCTGCTGCCCGGCCTGAAGGTCTATCGCGGGTTGTCGGCGCTGCTCAACGACGAACTGGCGCTGGGGTTCGACCACCTGTTCGCCGCGTTCGGCGTCGGTTGCGCGCTGGCCGCGGGCGTCACCCTCGGTGAATGGTTCGACCGCACGCTGCGCAGGCCGCGCATCCTCAGCCGGTTCGGGTCGCTGCGCAAGCCGGTGATCCGGCGCAAGCCGGTGGTGCTGCGCAAACCGGTGGCCCTGCGCAAGCGGCGCCCGCACGGCCACGGACCGAAACCGCCCACCGTGTCCGGATAG
- a CDS encoding TetR/AcrR family transcriptional regulator has protein sequence MATKQDYFDAAFDMLSGQGYSALKQAPLCRRLNVTTGSFYHYFDNWHDFTSQLLDHWLAERTTRLVGLTRDLDDPLEQLETLLQFTLALPHRAEAAIRVWSRVDPEVRAVQDQVDNRRTEVVLRAARAVFDDEKEAAEHARWAMYLLAGYQDLDADRDTATLEWTLRRLLREFEDRYAARTS, from the coding sequence ATGGCCACCAAGCAGGACTACTTCGACGCCGCGTTCGACATGCTGTCCGGGCAGGGTTACAGCGCGCTGAAGCAGGCGCCGCTGTGCAGACGGCTGAATGTGACCACCGGGTCGTTCTATCACTACTTCGACAACTGGCATGACTTCACCAGCCAGTTGCTCGACCACTGGCTGGCCGAACGCACCACCCGGCTGGTCGGTCTGACCCGAGATCTCGACGACCCACTCGAGCAACTGGAGACCCTGCTGCAGTTCACGCTGGCGCTACCGCATCGCGCCGAGGCGGCGATCCGGGTGTGGAGCAGAGTCGACCCCGAGGTGCGCGCCGTCCAGGACCAGGTGGACAACCGACGCACCGAGGTGGTGCTGCGCGCCGCGCGCGCGGTCTTCGACGACGAGAAGGAGGCGGCCGAGCACGCCCGCTGGGCGATGTATCTGCTGGCCGGATACCAGGATCTGGATGCCGATCGTGACACCGCCACGCTGGAATGGACGTTGCGCAGGCTGCTGCGCGAGTTCGAGGACAGGTATGCCGCCCGAACCTCGTAG
- a CDS encoding acyl-CoA dehydrogenase: MGTGSSTAGHLRAALDGSWRDIREQARKELADERFHGDPTLDYKAARARVLDQMRELAAMDYAKRGFGLAAGGLADPGGAVTALEMVAYADLSLWVKCGVQWGLFGGAVENLGTERHDEYLKKLISLDLVGCFAMTESGHGSDVASLETTATYDPATEEFVIHSPTPSARKDYIGGAAEHARMAAVFAQLITGGESKGVHCFLVPIRDERGMDLPGVTTSDDGLKGGLLGVDNGRIVFDHVRVPREALLNRYADVAPDGTYESPIENPSRRFFTTLGTLVRGRISVGGAAAAGARVALSIAVRYALQRRQFSDPDTGREIVLMDYRMHQRRLLPLVAKSYAYAFAQNDLVRRMHLVQSGQDLDPGAQRALEKRAAGLKVAQTRHATRAIQECREACGGAGYLTENRLVTLKADTDVFTTFEGDNVVLTQLVAKELLTDYSDEVRDLDAMGWVRFAATMAGDVVRKRSGVRQLIQTLRDRGGETVDEADLSRRDVQLALFADREDYLVRTAAHRLRARAEDTGPFEAFNNAQDHILAAGTAHIDRLVLEAFIEGIADIEDPEARKLAEDMCDLFVYTLLEENSAWFVMHRFMSVERAKAVRRGVNELVDRLRPHALTLVEGLGVPEEMLGAALLHDANVYQRC, encoded by the coding sequence ATGGGAACTGGTAGCTCGACGGCTGGACATCTTCGCGCGGCGCTCGACGGATCGTGGCGAGACATACGGGAACAGGCGCGCAAGGAACTCGCCGACGAACGGTTCCACGGCGATCCGACGCTGGACTACAAGGCTGCCCGGGCGCGGGTGCTCGACCAAATGCGTGAGCTGGCGGCAATGGACTATGCCAAGCGCGGGTTCGGTCTGGCGGCGGGCGGGCTGGCCGACCCGGGTGGCGCGGTCACCGCGCTCGAGATGGTCGCCTATGCCGACCTGTCGTTGTGGGTCAAGTGCGGCGTGCAGTGGGGCCTGTTCGGCGGCGCGGTCGAGAATCTCGGTACCGAACGGCACGACGAGTACCTGAAGAAGCTGATCTCGCTCGATCTGGTGGGCTGTTTCGCGATGACCGAGTCGGGCCACGGCAGCGACGTGGCCAGTCTGGAGACCACCGCCACCTACGACCCTGCCACCGAGGAATTCGTGATCCACTCGCCGACGCCGTCGGCGCGCAAGGACTACATCGGCGGAGCGGCCGAGCACGCCCGGATGGCGGCGGTGTTCGCGCAGCTGATCACCGGGGGCGAGAGCAAGGGCGTGCACTGCTTCCTGGTGCCGATCCGCGACGAGCGCGGCATGGACCTGCCCGGCGTCACCACCAGCGACGACGGTCTCAAGGGTGGTCTGCTCGGCGTCGACAACGGCCGCATCGTCTTCGATCACGTGCGGGTGCCGCGCGAGGCCCTGCTCAACCGCTACGCCGATGTCGCACCGGACGGCACGTACGAATCGCCCATCGAGAACCCGAGCAGACGCTTCTTCACCACGCTGGGCACGCTGGTGCGCGGTCGCATCAGTGTCGGCGGCGCGGCTGCGGCGGGCGCGCGGGTGGCGTTGAGCATCGCGGTGCGCTACGCCTTGCAGCGCCGTCAGTTCTCCGACCCGGACACCGGGCGCGAGATCGTGCTGATGGACTACCGGATGCATCAGCGCAGACTGTTGCCGCTGGTCGCCAAGTCCTACGCCTATGCCTTCGCCCAGAACGATCTGGTACGGCGCATGCACCTCGTGCAGAGCGGCCAGGATCTCGATCCCGGAGCGCAGCGCGCGCTGGAGAAGCGGGCCGCGGGCTTGAAAGTCGCCCAGACCAGGCATGCCACCCGCGCGATCCAGGAATGCCGGGAAGCGTGCGGCGGCGCGGGCTACCTCACCGAGAACCGGCTGGTGACCCTGAAGGCCGACACCGACGTGTTCACCACGTTCGAGGGTGACAATGTCGTGCTGACCCAACTGGTCGCCAAAGAACTGCTCACCGACTACTCCGACGAGGTGCGCGACCTCGACGCGATGGGTTGGGTGCGGTTCGCGGCCACCATGGCCGGTGACGTGGTCCGCAAGCGTTCCGGGGTGCGCCAGCTGATCCAGACCCTGCGCGATCGCGGCGGCGAAACGGTGGACGAGGCCGATCTCTCCCGCCGCGACGTGCAACTGGCGCTGTTCGCCGACCGCGAGGACTACCTGGTGCGGACCGCCGCGCACCGGCTGCGCGCCCGGGCCGAGGACACCGGTCCGTTCGAGGCGTTCAACAATGCCCAGGACCACATCCTGGCGGCCGGGACCGCGCACATCGACAGGCTGGTGTTGGAGGCGTTCATCGAGGGCATCGCCGACATCGAGGATCCCGAGGCGAGGAAACTGGCCGAGGACATGTGTGATCTCTTCGTGTACACGCTGCTCGAGGAGAACTCCGCCTGGTTCGTCATGCACC